CTCCTCTCTGTCCGACCACAAAACCGCCGTCCTTTTTATATATATGATTGCGATTGTATGGTTACAGACATTTCTGATGGTATGCAATCGCTGGGTGCATTCAGATGTTCAGTGCCTTGGCGCCGATGTCGTGACGGTAGAACATGCCCTTGGTATCGAGCTGGTCGATAATCGCATACACCTTGTCTTGAGCGGCCTTGATGTCGGCTGCGGAGGTTTCCACCAACAGCACGCGGCCGGAATTGGCGACCAGACCTTCTTCGCTACGAGCCACGCCAGCGTAATAGACGTGGGAATCCTCATCGACTGGAATCTCAGGAATCGCAGCGCCCTTGATCACATCGACAGGGTAGCCGTCGGCGGCGAGCACCACACCAAGCGTGGCGTTGTCATTATCCCAAGTGAACTCCGGAGTCTCGCCATTGAGCAGAGCGCTGATGCCGGCGCCGAGATCAGACGTGAGCTTCGGCAGCACGACTTCCGTTTCCGGATCGCCGAAACGAGCATTGAACTCGATAACCTTCGGACCATCCGCGGTGGCGATCAAGCCAGCGTACAGAATGCCCGTGAACGGCGTACCCTCATCGGACATAGCCTGCACGGTCGGCTTCACAATGGTTTCGATAGCGGTGTCAACCACATCCTGACCGATCTGCGGAACGGGACTGTACGCACCCATGCCACCGGTGTTCGGACCCTTATCGCCATCATAAGCGCGCTTATGATCCTGAGAAATCGGCATCGGCCAGAAATCGGTGCCATTCACAAAACTCATCAGCGAGAACTCCTGACCCTCCAAGAAGTCCTCGATAACGACCTTCGCGCCGGCGTTGCCGAAACGATGGTCGACGAAAATATCTTCAAGAGCGGCGATGGCGGTTTCCTCATCCATGGCAACGGTCACGCCCTTGCCGGCGGCCAAGCCGTCAGCCTTGATCACAATCGGAGCGCCATGCTCACGAACATAAGTCGTGGAACGCTCCAAATCGCTGAACGTTTGATACCTTGCGGTCGGAATGCTGTGACGTTCCATCAGCTGCTTGGCGAAATCCTTGGACCCCTCGATCTGTGCGGCGGCCTTGCTCGGACCGAACGCCTTGATGCCAGCCTGAGCGAAATCGTCAACGATGCCCTCGATAAGCGGCACTTCCGGACCGACGAACACCCAGTCATAGCCGTTGTTCTTTACGAAATCAATCAGCGCGGCATGATTGGACGGGCTGATTTGCGTGATGCGGATGCCGTCAAGCTCCATACCTGGATTGCCCGGAGCCACTGTGACCTCGCTGACGCTGCTGCCACGCATAAGCGCATGAGCGATGGCATGCTCGCGTGCGCCGGAACCAATGACCAGAACCTTCATGTTTCCTCCTGTTATGTCCCTTTTGGGAAAATCCTATGTTCAGGAAAGTCTTCGGAAATAAAAGGGGGTGGCCGTTATGGCTCACCCCCATATATGTATTTACTGCAGTTCGACGTCGCTATTGGTCTTCTTGACGATATTGCCGAGCACATAACCGGCTTCGCCATTGGACTTGAGCAATTCCATGGTCTTATCAGCATCTTCGGCGTTGACTGCCAGCACCATGCCAATACCCATATTGAAGATGTTGAACATTTCCATATGATCGATTTCGCCGGCCTTCTCGAGCACATCGAAAATCGGCAGCACCGGCCAAGAGCCGAGATTGATGTGCGCAGCCAAGCCGTCCGGAATCATACGCGGAATGTTTTCGATGAAGCCGCCGCCGGTGATATGGGCGACGCCCTTGACCACGCCGGCCTTGAATAGCGGGGAAAGGGCCTTCACATAGATCTTCGTCGGGGTAAGGAGTACGTCGCCGAGCTTTTCGCCATCAAGTTCGTCAAGTACGGTGTCGACCGTGTAGCCGGCCTTCTCGAACAGGGCCTTGCGTACCAGAGAGAAGCCGTTGGAATGCACGCCGGTGGACGGCAAGCCAATGAGTACATCGCCTTCAGCGATGGTGGAGCCGTCCACGATTGCGGACTTCTCGGCAACGCCGACCGCGAAACCGGCCAGATCGTACTCGTCTTCGTCATACATGCCCGGCATTTCAGCGGTTTCGCCACCGATCAGACCGGAACCAGCCTGTACGCAGCCGTCGGCAACGCCAGCCACAACCTGCTCGAGCAGTGCTGGATCGTTCTTGCCACAGGCGATGTAATCCAGGAAGAACAACGGTTCCGCACCTTGAGCGGCAATATCGTTAACGCACATGGCTACACAGTCAATGCCGATGGTGTTGTGCTTGTTGGCCATTTTGGCAACGACCAGCTTGGTACCGACGCCATCGGTGCCGGAAATCAGTACCGGCTCCTTGTATCCGAGGGAAGCCAGATCGAACAGGCCGCCGAAGCCGCCAATACCGCCGACTACGCCCGGACGGTTGGTGCGAGCCACATGGGACTTGATGCGCTTGACGACTTCGTAACCGGCCTCAACGCTCACGCCGGCTTCTTCATATGCTTTTGGCATATCAAACCTTTCTAGGGTTCAGTGTTCTTCTTGGGGTGAAGTGGTGGTGTATTCGTTGCCTTCGTACTTGCTCTTATACAGGGCGAATTCAGGCAGACGCACGCGATCTTCTGGGGTGAGGGACTTCAAAAAATCACTTTCATAATCGTCGAGTGCGGTCGGGTAGTCGCCATTGAAGTAGGCCACGCACAAACCGCCATACGGGGCGTCCGCGCCTAATCCAATGGACTCGACCAAACCGTCAAGCGAAAGGAACGCCAACGAGTCGGCGCCGATGAAATCGCGAATTTCCTCAACGGACTTCTTTGCGGCGATCAGTTCCTTGGTGGTGGAAATGTCGATGCCGTAGAAGCACGGGTACTTCAGCGGCGGCGAGCTGATACGCATGTGCACTTCGGCGGCGCCAGCTTCCTTCAGCAGCTGTACGATGCGCTTGGACGTGGTACCGCGCACGATGGAATCGTCGATAACGATCACGCGCTTGCCTTTGACCACGCCGCGCACGGCGGACAGCTTCATGCGCACGCCCTGCTCGCGCAGTTCCTGCGTCGGCTGGATGAAGGTTCGAGCCACATACTGGTTCTTGATCAGGCCCATCTCGTTTGGCAGACCAGCTTCTTCCGCATAGCCGGAGGCCGCGGACAGCGAGGAATTCGGCACGCCAATGACCATATCGGCATCGACCGGCGATTCTTGGGCCAGACGCGCACCCATACGCTTGCGGGCGGAATGCACGTTTACGCCGTAAATGTCGGAATCGGGGCGTGCGAAGTAGATGAATTCCATCGAGCAGATGGCCAACTGGGTCTGATTGGTGTACTGCACGATCTTGTAGCCGTGATCGTCGATAACCACGATTTCGCCCGGGCGAATATTGCGCACCAATTCGGCGCCGACAACGTCAAGCGCGCAGGTTTCGGAAGCGAGCACATAAGCGCCGTTTTTCATCTTGCCGAGGGAAAGCGGGCGGAAACCGTTCGGATCAAGCGCGCCGATCATGGCGTCTTCGGTCATGATCAGGTAGGCGAAACCGCCATGCACGGTGTTGAGCGCTTCCTTGAGCTTGTCCATGAACGTACGCTGTGTGGAGCGGCGCAACAGGTGCATCAACACTTCGGTGTCGGAATTGGAGTGGAAGATTGCGCCTTCGTCTTCCAACTGACGCCTCAGAGTCGGGCAGTTCGTCAGATTGCCATTGTGGCACAAGGCCATATCGCCGTCATGGAAGCGGAAGATGAATGGCTGGATGTTGTCGGTGCCGCCTGAACCGGCAGTGGCGTAACGCACATGGCCGATCGCCTTGTCTCCCTTCAGGCGTTCGATTTCGCGTTCGTCGCCGAACACTTGGGTCAACAGACCCGTTCCGCGATGACCGATGAGATGACCGTTATCGTTCGAGACAATGCCGGCGCCTTCCTGACCACGATGCTGCAGCGCGTGCAGGCCGAAGTAGGTGAGTCGGGCGGCGTCCGGGTGACCCCAAACGCCAAAAATACCGCATTCCTCGTGGATGTCTTCGAGTTCAGCTGACAAGCCAAAGCTCCTTCCAAAACCATGGAGACAAGGGGTTCGCTACCGTTCAACCCTACCAACCGGAGGCTACAATTGGCGGTTTTCGTGGAGTCCTTAGGGGCACTTGGCATGTCGGGTGTGTCGAACAATTGTTCGAACTCTCTGATATGCTGAATGCAGGAAAATACAGTGCGGTGCATCGGCGATGCTTTGTCGGTGCTTTGCGAGGCGAAGTGCTCGTTGACGTTTCAAGATGGAGCCAAATCATGGAAGGAGTCTGAAGATGGCCGAACGTACCTATATCGCTATCGATCTGAAATCCTTCTATGCGTCTTCGGAATGTGCGGAACTCGGATTCGACCCTCTATCCACGCATCTGGTAGTGGCCGACCAATCGCGCACCGACAAAACCATCTGTCTTGCCGTGTCGCCATCGCTCAAAGCATATGGACTGCCGGGGCGGGCGAGACTGTTCGAAGTCAAAGCGAAGCTTAAAGAAGTCAATGCTGCACGGCGGGCAGCGGCACCGGGCGGTGTGCTGAGAGGTGAATCGTATGATGCGAAAGCGCTCGCAGCTAATCCGAATCTGGCTGCCGGCGTGTATATAGCCAAGCCTCGAATGTCGCATTATCTCAACATCAGTGCGAAAATCTACAGCATATATTTAAGGTACGTATCCGAAGCTGACATTCATGTCTATTCGATAGATGAAGTATTCATGGATGTTACCGGGTATTTGCGGGCTTACGGCAAAAGCGCGCATGATATGGCCCGTGAAATGATCCAGCAGATTCTTCGGGAGACGGGCATCACCGCAACGGCCGGTATCGGTACGAATATGTATTTGGCGAAAGTGGCTATGGACGTGGTCGCCAAGCATATTCCCGCGGATAAGGATGGCGTGCGTATCGCGCAATTGGATGAGATGTCGTATCGTCGGCTGTTATGGGCGCACAGGCCGTTGACTGATTTCTGGCGTGTGGGACGAGGGTATGCGAAGAAGCTCGAAGCCCAAGGTCTAATGACAATGGGCGATATAGCCCGATGTTCCATAGGCCGTGCCGACGAGTATTACAACGAGGGCCTGCTGTACAAGATGTTCGGTGTGAACGCCGAGCTGCTTATCGACCATGCGTGGGGTTGGGAACCTTGCACGATCGCCGACATCAAAGCGTATAAGCCAGCTGGTCATAGTATGAGTTCGGGGCAGGTGCTTACGGGCGCGGTCGGTTTTGACTCGGCGCGGCTGATTGTGAGAGAAATGGCGGACGCCTTGTCTTTGGACTTGGTTGCCAAAGGTGTGAAGGCCGGCCATATGGGGTTGATGGTCGGTTACGATACCGCCAGTCTTGATCCAAAGCGGCTAGGGGAGTGTGGCACTCCGGAATTGAAGGCGATGGCTGAGCGAGCCATTGCCGAATATAGCGGTCCCGTAACTCTTGATAGGTATGGTCGGCGTGTGCCCAAGCCGGCTACAGGGTCGATTGGTCTGGACGACCATACGTCATCCACCACGCGCATATGCGATGCGGTTGACGAATTGTTCTGCAGAATCGTCGATCATCGGCTGTTGGTACGTCGATTGAATGTGGTTGCTTCTGATTTGCAAACGGTCGAACAGCTGGCTGAGCGGAATGCTGCGGCGAATTACGTTCAGCCCGATCTGTTTTCGGATATGCAGGAAGTCTCAAATGGAAGCGATAGCAACGATTGCAGTGATAACGTCGATAACAACGTGCGGTCTTCCTACGCTGACGATATGCGGGTTGTCGATGAGATTTCCGAACAGCATGTGCAGCAGACGATTCTTGACATCAAACGCAAGTTCGGCAAAAACGCCGTCATTAAAGGGATGGACATGTTCGCTGATGCCACAGGTCAACAGCGCAACCGGCAGATTGGAGGTCATGCAGCATGAGTTTGCAGCAAACCGACCGTTACGATGACATCATCAACTTGCCTCATCATCGCTCGTGCACGCGCCCGCACATGAGCATGCACAACCGTGCCGCGCAATTCATGCCTTTCGCCGCTCTCACCGGCTACGACGACATCATCAAACAAACCGCCACCCATTCCAACGAAGCAGTGGAACGCGCCAACACCCCCGTCAATCTCGCCGAAGGCTACCTCTCCGCCTAACATGCGTCGGAGACCAAAAAAGAGGCTGTTTGGTTTGACTAGGGAGGAATCCCGATCAAACCAAACAGCCTCTGTATGTTCGAATCTACGTCAGAACGCTTTTATGGATGCGGTCGCGGATCAGGCGGCGAAGTACTCCACGCCGGCTGCGAACAGCGGCTGATCCTTCTCGCCGGGCACGTTCTTGAACGTACCGTTGCTGTAACGCTCGGAGTGGCCCATCTTGCCGAACACGCGGCCGTCCGGGCTGGTGATGCCTTCGATGGCCAGCAGTGAACCGTTCGGGTTCACGCTCAGGTCCATGCCCGGCACGCCGGCCTCGTCCACGTACTGCGTGGCGATCTGGCCATTGGCCTTGAGCTGGGCGAGCATATCGTCGGAAGCCACGAAACGGCCTTCGCCGTGGGAGATGGCGATGGTGTGCATGTCGCCCACCTCGGTCTTTGCCAGCCACGGGGAGAGATTCGACGCCACGCGGGTGCGCACCAGACGGCTCTGGTGGCGGCCGATGGTGTTGAACGTCAGCGTCGGGCATTCGGCGGTCATCGGCACGATGTCGCCGTACGGCACCAGGCCGAGTTTGATCAGCGCCTGGAAACCATTGCAGATACCGAGCATCAGACCATCACGGTTGTTCAACAGGTCACGCACCGCTTCGGTAACGGCAGGAGCACGGAAGAACGCGGTGATGAACTTGGCGGAACCATCCGGCTCGTCGCCGCCGGAGAAGCCGCCAGGAATCATGATGATCTGGCTCTTCTTGATTTCCTCAACCAAAGCTGCGGTGGACTCAGCCACAGCAGCAGGGGTGAGGTTGTTCACGATGAGTGTGCTCACGTCGGCACCCGCGCGCTCGAAGGCGGCTGCGGAATCGTATTCGCAGTTGTTGCCGGGGAACACGGGGATGATCACATGCGGCTTGGCGGCGCCGGCGCCGGTGTATACGGTCTTCTTCGGCGCATTGAAGGACACGGTCTCAACGGTCTTGCCCTTTTCATCGCCCTTGGATCGGTACGGGAACACGGATTCGATACCGCCCTCCCAAGCGTCCTGCAGTTCGGCCAGATCCAGCGTCTCACCGGCTGCCACGAACTGGTAGGCCTCGGTGGTCTCGCCGACCTCACTGACCTCAACCAGGTTGGATACGGCCGGAACCTTCGCGGTGTCGGCAAGTTCGATGATGAAGGAACCATAGGCCGGGGCGAACAGGTCGTCCACGCTGATGCCATCGGCCAGCTTCACGCCGATCTGGTTGCCGACCGTCATCTTGAAGATAGCCTCGGCGGTGGCACCGTAGCCAGGCGTGGACACGGCCAGCGCATCGCCGAAATCGGTGAACTCCTCGACTGCGGAGAACACCTCCAGCAGCGAATCCTTGTCCGGTGTGAGGCCGTCGGCCTGGTAACGCGGCGCGATGCGGATCACACGGTGACCAGCGCCCTTGAACTCTGGGGAAGTGGCACGCTTCATGTTGCCCACAGCCACGGCGAAGGAGATCAGGGTCGGCGGAACGTCCAGCTGTTCGAACGTGCCGGACATGGAGTCCTTACCGCCGATTGCGCCAGCGCCTAGATCGACCTGCGCCATCAGAGCGCCCAGTACGGCGGCCATCGGCTTGCCCCAACGCTCCGGCTCGTCGCGTAGCTTCTCGAAGTATTCCTGGAAGCTCAGATACGCTTTCTCATGTTCGAAACCGGCGGCCACCAGCTTCGAGAGCGACTCGACCACAGACAGATAAGCGCCTGTGAACTGGTTCTGCTCCATGATGTACGGGTTGAAGCCCCAAGCCATCGCGGAGGCGGTGGTGGTCTCGCCGAACACCGGCAGCTTGGCGACCATGGCCATGTTCGGGGTCAGCTGCTTCCTGCCGCCGAACGGCATGAGCACGGTGCCTGCGCCGATGGTGGAGTCGAAACGCTCGGAAAGACCCTTGTTGGAAGCCACGTTCAGATCGGTGAGCATGGTGTGCATGCGTTCGGCGAGCGTGCCGGTCTTCCACGGGGTGGCGTAGCCGTGCTGCGCTTCGACATGCACCACCTGATGCTTCGGAGCGCCGTTGGAGGCGAGGAACTCGCGGGACAGATCCACGATCGTGTCGCCGTTCCATACCATCGTCATGCGCGGCTCTTCGGTCACTGTCGCGATGACTTCGGCCTCGAGATTCTCTTCTTTGGCGTAGCCCAGGAACTCGTCCACATCCTCGGCGGCCACGTCCACGGCCATACGCTCCTGGGATTCGGAAATCGCAAGTTCGGTGCCGTCCAGGCCCTCGTACTTCTTCGAAACCTTGTTGAGATCAACATACAGGCCGTCAGCCAGCTCGCCGACCGCCACGGATACGCCGCCGGCGCCGAAATCGTTGCAGCGCTTGATCAGACGGCATGCGTCACCGCGGCGGAACAGACGCTGCAGCTTACGTTCGACGGGAGCATTGCCCTTCTGCACCTCGGCGCCGTCAAGCTCCAAGGATTCGACGTTATGCGCCTTGGACGCGCCGGTGGCGCCGCCGATGCCGTCACGGCCGGTACGCCCGCCGAGCAGGATGACCTTGTCGCCCGGAGCCGGGGTTTCGCGGCGTACATGATCGGCCGGAGTCGCGGCCACAACCGCACCGACCTCCATGCGCTTGGCCACATATCCGGGGTGGTAGATTTCGTCCACCTGACCGGTGGCCAGGCCGATCTGGTTGCCGTAGGAGGAATAACCGGCGGCGGCGGTGGTGACGAGCTTGCGCTGAGGGAGCTTGCCTTCAAGCGTCTCGGACACCGGCACGGTCGGATCGGCGGCACCGGTCACGCGCATGGCCTGATATACGTAGGAACGGCCGGAAAGCGGGTCGCGGATGCAGCCGCCGATGCAGGTTGCCGCACCACCGAACGGTTCGATTTCCGTCGGGTGGTTGTGGGTTTCGTTCTTGAACAGGAACAGCCAATCCTCATCATGGCCATTCACATCAACCTTCACCTTGACGGTGCAGGCGTTGATTTCTTCGGATTCGTCAAGATTCTTCAGAATACCGTTCTTCTTGAGCCACTTCGCGCCGATGGTGCCCATGTCCATAAGGCATACGGGCTTTTCGTCGCGGCCAAGCTCGTGACGCATCTCAAGATACTTATCGAACGCGGCCTGCACGGTCGCGTCGTCAATCTGCACATCATCAAGTTGCGTGCCGAACGTGGTGTGACGGCAATGATCGGACCAATACGTGTCGATCACCTTGATTTCCGTGATTGTCGGATCACGCTGTTCCTCGGTGAAGTGAGCACGGCAGAACTGCAGATCAGCCAAATCCATGGCCAGGCCACGGTCGGCGATGAACTGCTCAAGATCGGCGTCGCTCATGGTGCGGAAACCTTCGATGACCTCCACCTTGCCCGGTACCGGCACCTGCGTCTTCAACGTGGTCTTGGTATCCAGCGAAGCTTCGCGAGCCTCGACCGGGTTGATCACATAATGCTTGATGGCGGCGATGTCGGCGTCGCTCAGCTCGCCTTCAAGTGCATACACCTTGGCGGAACGAACAGTCGGGCGCTCGCCCTGGGAGATCAGCTGAATGCATTCGCTGGCGGAATCCGCACGCTGGTCGAACTGGCCGGGCAGATACTCCACAGCAATCACATTATCAGAACCGAAATCAGGCAAATCGGCGGAAACATTATCGACCTGCGGCTCACTGAACACGGTAGGGGTGGCCTGTGCGAACAGTTCCTCGCTAATGCCTTCCACGTCATAACGATTGACGAGACGCACATTCTTCAGCGATGCGATGCCAAGAATGGTCTTCAGCTCGTTGGCGAGCTGCTTGGCCTCGACATCAAAACCCTGCTTCTTTTCCACGTACACGCGAAAAACCATGGTTGACTCCTTGAAAGAGGGGCTTGGTGAGATTGATAAAAATAAGATTTTTAAAAACGATGAAGCCCGCATCCGAGTTTGTACTGCAGATGCGGGCTATCGCAAGTATTATTCGGCTACTTCAATGCCTTCGGACTTGGCGAGTTCAGCCAAGCGGCTTTCGACCTCTTCGTAAGCCGGAATGATGTCGCCCAGATCGCGGCGGAACAGATCCTTGTCGAGATGCTCGACCTTGCCGGAGCCGTCACGCTGATCCCACAGACGGCAGGAATCAGGCGTAATCTCATCGGCCAGCAGCAGCGTGCCATCGGAAGTGCGACCCATTTCGATTTTGAAATCAACAAGCTTGATGCCGATCTTGGCGAAGATCTCGATCAGGGCTTCGTTGATGCGGCGTGCGAGAGGTGCGATCTCAGCCAGATCCTCACGGGTGCAGACGCCCAACGCAACCAGATCGTCGTCGTTCACGAACGGATCGTGCAGATCATCGTTCTTCAGGAAGTACTCCAGCACCGGCTCCTTGAGCTCGATGCCCTCTTCCACGCCCAAGCGAGAGCAGAAGTGGCCGGCGGCGGTGTTACGCAGCACGATCTCGAGCGGGAACATGGTGACCTTCTTGACCAGCTGGGAGGTTTCGCCCACGCGGGCTACCAGATGGCTGTCGATACCACGCTTCTTGAGCAGATCGAAGATCAGCGTGGTGATGAGGTTGTTCAGCCTGCCCTTGCCGGCGAAGTCTTCCTTCTTCTCGCCGTCACCTGCGGTAGCGGAGTTCTTGTATTCGACCCAGAGCACCTCCGGATCGTCAGTTGCGTACAGTTGCTTGGCTTTGCCCTCGTAGAGCTTTTCCAACTTCTCCATTACTCGCCTTTCCTGGTGTTTGGGAGGTAGATAGTTTGGTGAACTTGACGGTTAACAAGATACCAACGGGAGGCTACAATCGAATGGTTTTTGGGCGCGTTCCGGCAGTCTTCCGTCAGTATCCGGCAATAGTGCGTCAGGCGATGTCGATTTCGAGCGATTCGGCCACATTCTCGGCTTTAGCACGCGCGTCGGCCTCATCTGTTCCGATGGCCAGCGCGACCGCCATACGACGATGGCCGTGCACTTCCGGCTTCGCGAAAATACGCAGATCGGTGCCCGGCTGAGACAAAGCGTTGGCGACGTTGCGGAATTCGGCTTCACCATCGCCCTGAATGACGATCGCATGGCTTGCCGCGACGGCACCGTCCGGGATCGACAAGGCGACATGTTCCTGCGTAATCGGCAAACCGAGAATCGCACGCGCATGCAACGCGAATTCGCTTAACCGTTGCGACGCCATCGTGACCATGCCAGTGTCATGCGGACGTGGGGAGACTTCATTGAACAACACGGAACCGTCGGTCAGCACGAACAATTCCACGCCGAACACACCCCAACCCTTCTCGTCGGAAGCCTTGGCCTTCGCCACCAGACCTTCCACTGCGGTGCACGCTATGCGTTGCGCCTGCGCAAGCACATCCTGTGTGAAGGAGGCCGGTTGCCAGGATTCGCGATAGTCGCCGCTTTCCTGACGCTGTCCGATCGGAGCGCAGGTCACGATGCCGGCGCTGGAGCTGACGGTCAACACCGTCAGCTCGTAATCAAGCGGAGCCAACGCTTCTACAATCACTCGGGAAACGTCTCCCTCGTCGTGCGCGCGACGACCTTCCTGTGCCTCAACCCAAGCCGCATCAATCGCATCGGCGGAACGCACCACGGACTGGCCGTGACCGGAAGAACTCATAATCGGCTTGACCACGCACGGGTAGCCAACCGTTTTTGCCCCAGCGCGAAGCTCTTCCAGCGAGCCTGCGAAGCGGTACGGCGTGGTCGGCAATCCCAATTCCTCATGCGCAAGTACGCGCAAACGTTCGCGATCCATGCAAATGGATGCGATTTCGGCACTTGGCACCACCTGTGCGCCACGCTCGGCCGCGGCAGCCAATTCGCTGGTGGCGATCGCTTCGACTTCCGGAACAATGATGTCCGGCTGAATTTCGTCAAACAATACGCGCAACTGTTCGGCATTGGCCATGTCGAGCACACGGTATTCGTGCGCCACCTGTTGTGCCGGAGCGCCCTCATAGGAATCGGCCGCGCATACCCATGCGCCAAGCCTCATCAGTTCGAGAGCGACTTCCTTGCCCAGCTCGCCGGAGCCAAGAAACAGAACACGAGTCGGATGCTTACCAAGCGGAGTGCCCAAGGCACGATTCTCTTCAGTCATGCCTTCCATTGTGCCATCGGCGTAGGATGGAGTGCATGTCTGAGACGGAACAGGAAGAAACACAGCGACCCCTGACCATCGCCATGGTGGTCGACACGTCGGGAAACCGAGGTAACGGCACGTCGAATTCGGCGTTGCAGTGGGCGGAGGAATTGAAGCGGCAAGGCCATACGGTCAGGCTTGTGGGCATTGGTGCGCCTGAATACCCGGCACGAGTCAACCATGTGCCTCTGGTCAGTTGGGTGGCGAAAAAGCAGCAGATGCAGTTCGCCGAACCGAGCGACACGCTGTTCAGAACCGCGTTCCGAGGCGTGGACGTGGTGCACATCTACACGCCGTTCCGTTTTGGCCAGCATGCGTGCAAAGTCGCCAAACAGATGGGAATCGCGGTTACTGCGGGCTATCATGTGCAGCCGGAGAACATCACGTATTCGGCAGGTCCGCTGAAATATATTCCGGGCATCGACAAGTTCATCTACTGGCTGTTCAATTTGTGGCTGTACCGCAAAATCGACCATGTGCATGTGCCGACCGAGCTTGGCGCAAGTTTGCTGCGTTCTCACGGGTACAAATCGAAACTGCATGTGATTTCCAACGGATATGAATCACGATTCACTGCGAAAACGCAGCGCGATGCGGGGAAGTCTGCTCCGGTTCCGTTCCACATTGTCGCTTCCGGACGATTGACGAACGAAAAGAATCATGTCGCATTAATTCATGCGATCGCCCGTTGCAGGCATGCGCAAGATATTGAACTGACGATTGCCGGCACCGGTCCTTTGAAAAAGAAATTGCAGCGACTCGCCGCACGTTTGCTTTCCCGACCGGCATCGATCGGATTTCATAAGAACACCGAAATGCCCGCGTTGCTGCGTTCCGGCGATTTGCTGGTGCATCCTTCGATTGCCGATCTCGAATCGGTGAGCGTCATTGAAGGTATGGCCGCCGGTTTGGTGCCGGTCATCGCATCGTCTCCGTTGAGCGCCGCAGGCCAGTTCGCGTTACGTGACGAATCGCTATTCCCTGTCGACGATGTGGAAGCGTTGGCAAGGCGCATCGATTGGTGGGTCGATCACCCCGATGAACTGTCGAAATGGGGCGAAATCTATGCCGAACACACTAAAGAGCATTATTCGGTGGCTGCTTCCGTGCGTAAATTCGTGGCTATGGAACGCGAGGCGATCGCCGATAATGCCAATAAGCAAATCAATGCGTAACAATCAGCATAAATGGAACCACATGCGTGATAAATGATCGTAACGTAAGCAAAAAGGCGCGGGATGTAATTCCTGCGCCTTTTTGTTGTTTGTCGTAATGATT
This window of the Bifidobacterium pseudocatenulatum DSM 20438 = JCM 1200 = LMG 10505 genome carries:
- a CDS encoding phosphoribosylformylglycinamidine synthase, with amino-acid sequence MVFRVYVEKKQGFDVEAKQLANELKTILGIASLKNVRLVNRYDVEGISEELFAQATPTVFSEPQVDNVSADLPDFGSDNVIAVEYLPGQFDQRADSASECIQLISQGERPTVRSAKVYALEGELSDADIAAIKHYVINPVEAREASLDTKTTLKTQVPVPGKVEVIEGFRTMSDADLEQFIADRGLAMDLADLQFCRAHFTEEQRDPTITEIKVIDTYWSDHCRHTTFGTQLDDVQIDDATVQAAFDKYLEMRHELGRDEKPVCLMDMGTIGAKWLKKNGILKNLDESEEINACTVKVKVDVNGHDEDWLFLFKNETHNHPTEIEPFGGAATCIGGCIRDPLSGRSYVYQAMRVTGAADPTVPVSETLEGKLPQRKLVTTAAAGYSSYGNQIGLATGQVDEIYHPGYVAKRMEVGAVVAATPADHVRRETPAPGDKVILLGGRTGRDGIGGATGASKAHNVESLELDGAEVQKGNAPVERKLQRLFRRGDACRLIKRCNDFGAGGVSVAVGELADGLYVDLNKVSKKYEGLDGTELAISESQERMAVDVAAEDVDEFLGYAKEENLEAEVIATVTEEPRMTMVWNGDTIVDLSREFLASNGAPKHQVVHVEAQHGYATPWKTGTLAERMHTMLTDLNVASNKGLSERFDSTIGAGTVLMPFGGRKQLTPNMAMVAKLPVFGETTTASAMAWGFNPYIMEQNQFTGAYLSVVESLSKLVAAGFEHEKAYLSFQEYFEKLRDEPERWGKPMAAVLGALMAQVDLGAGAIGGKDSMSGTFEQLDVPPTLISFAVAVGNMKRATSPEFKGAGHRVIRIAPRYQADGLTPDKDSLLEVFSAVEEFTDFGDALAVSTPGYGATAEAIFKMTVGNQIGVKLADGISVDDLFAPAYGSFIIELADTAKVPAVSNLVEVSEVGETTEAYQFVAAGETLDLAELQDAWEGGIESVFPYRSKGDEKGKTVETVSFNAPKKTVYTGAGAAKPHVIIPVFPGNNCEYDSAAAFERAGADVSTLIVNNLTPAAVAESTAALVEEIKKSQIIMIPGGFSGGDEPDGSAKFITAFFRAPAVTEAVRDLLNNRDGLMLGICNGFQALIKLGLVPYGDIVPMTAECPTLTFNTIGRHQSRLVRTRVASNLSPWLAKTEVGDMHTIAISHGEGRFVASDDMLAQLKANGQIATQYVDEAGVPGMDLSVNPNGSLLAIEGITSPDGRVFGKMGHSERYSNGTFKNVPGEKDQPLFAAGVEYFAA
- the purT gene encoding formate-dependent phosphoribosylglycinamide formyltransferase, with protein sequence MTEENRALGTPLGKHPTRVLFLGSGELGKEVALELMRLGAWVCAADSYEGAPAQQVAHEYRVLDMANAEQLRVLFDEIQPDIIVPEVEAIATSELAAAAERGAQVVPSAEIASICMDRERLRVLAHEELGLPTTPYRFAGSLEELRAGAKTVGYPCVVKPIMSSSGHGQSVVRSADAIDAAWVEAQEGRRAHDEGDVSRVIVEALAPLDYELTVLTVSSSAGIVTCAPIGQRQESGDYRESWQPASFTQDVLAQAQRIACTAVEGLVAKAKASDEKGWGVFGVELFVLTDGSVLFNEVSPRPHDTGMVTMASQRLSEFALHARAILGLPITQEHVALSIPDGAVAASHAIVIQGDGEAEFRNVANALSQPGTDLRIFAKPEVHGHRRMAVALAIGTDEADARAKAENVAESLEIDIA
- the purC gene encoding phosphoribosylaminoimidazolesuccinocarboxamide synthase, with amino-acid sequence MEKLEKLYEGKAKQLYATDDPEVLWVEYKNSATAGDGEKKEDFAGKGRLNNLITTLIFDLLKKRGIDSHLVARVGETSQLVKKVTMFPLEIVLRNTAAGHFCSRLGVEEGIELKEPVLEYFLKNDDLHDPFVNDDDLVALGVCTREDLAEIAPLARRINEALIEIFAKIGIKLVDFKIEMGRTSDGTLLLADEITPDSCRLWDQRDGSGKVEHLDKDLFRRDLGDIIPAYEEVESRLAELAKSEGIEVAE